The following proteins are co-located in the Zonotrichia albicollis isolate bZonAlb1 chromosome 1, bZonAlb1.hap1, whole genome shotgun sequence genome:
- the LOC106629402 gene encoding uncharacterized protein LOC106629402 isoform X2 → MGCSSSARSRPQEPPPLPASSGANPVTAGDHGSAAGQAPLEPAERASLASEGSSPGQQLPAEEASAALRDVEGQTGSVSKREEPEGTEPLPAGEEESSELPSVWREESRGPSPPAPGEDAGAPSPEPAEDSGLAEGSDTSLVEVVEKVHIAEEEHLAEGETGEQVETELLSETVSEGPETKEEETGEAVDSAAATEIGIQLLSAFLHKRIKNTLQ, encoded by the exons atgggctgctccagcagcgcccGCAGCCGCCCCCAGGAGCCGCCGCCGTTGCCGG CATCCTCAGGTGCAAACCCCGTGACTGCAGGTGACCATGGAAGTGCAGCTGGCCAAGCCCcgctggagccagcagagcggGCGAGCCTGGCCTCGGAGGGGAGCAGCCCGGGCCAGCAGCTGCCGGCAGAGGAGGCTTCAGCCGCGCTCCGGGACGTGGAGGGACAGACGGGGTCGGTCAGTAAAAGGGAGGAGCCAGAGGGCACCGAGCCGCTGcctgcaggagaggaggagagctCCGAGCTGCCCTCCGTGTGGCGAGAGGAGAGCAGGGGCCCCTCACCGCCAGCGCCAGGAGAAGATGCTGGGGCACCATCGCCAGAACCAGCAGAGGACAGTGGGCTGGCAGAGGGCAGTGACACCTCTCTAGTGGAAGTCGTCGAGAAAGTACATATTGCTGAAGAGGAGCACCTCGCTGAGG GTGAGACGGGAGAACAGGTGGAAACTGAGCTGCTCAGTGAGACAGTAAGTGAAGGGCCTGaaacaaaagaagaagaaacaggAGAAGCTGTGGATAGTGCAGCAGCGACAGAGATAG gcatacagctgctttctgcaTTTTTACACAAGAGAATCAAAAATACTTTACAGTAA
- the LOC106629402 gene encoding uncharacterized protein LOC106629402 isoform X1, which produces MGCSSSARSRPQEPPPLPASSGANPVTAGDHGSAAGQAPLEPAERASLASEGSSPGQQLPAEEASAALRDVEGQTGSVSKREEPEGTEPLPAGEEESSELPSVWREESRGPSPPAPGEDAGAPSPEPAEDSGLAEGSDTSLVEVVEKVHIAEEEHLAEGNICAFINSEDQNLPPGTSVWVLLALLRASNEFLESEFGPGSLYNGRHRRMWLGKPRIYKSKL; this is translated from the exons atgggctgctccagcagcgcccGCAGCCGCCCCCAGGAGCCGCCGCCGTTGCCGG CATCCTCAGGTGCAAACCCCGTGACTGCAGGTGACCATGGAAGTGCAGCTGGCCAAGCCCcgctggagccagcagagcggGCGAGCCTGGCCTCGGAGGGGAGCAGCCCGGGCCAGCAGCTGCCGGCAGAGGAGGCTTCAGCCGCGCTCCGGGACGTGGAGGGACAGACGGGGTCGGTCAGTAAAAGGGAGGAGCCAGAGGGCACCGAGCCGCTGcctgcaggagaggaggagagctCCGAGCTGCCCTCCGTGTGGCGAGAGGAGAGCAGGGGCCCCTCACCGCCAGCGCCAGGAGAAGATGCTGGGGCACCATCGCCAGAACCAGCAGAGGACAGTGGGCTGGCAGAGGGCAGTGACACCTCTCTAGTGGAAGTCGTCGAGAAAGTACATATTGCTGAAGAGGAGCACCTCGCTGAGGGTAATATTTGTGCTTTCATAAATTCAGAAGACCAAAATTTACCTCCAGGGACTTCTGTGTGGGTCCTCTTGGCTTTACTAAGAGCCTCAAATGAGTTTCTGGAGTCAGAATTTGGTCCAGGGAGTCTGTACAATGGGAGGCATAGAAGAAtgtggctggggaagcctcgGATTTACAAGTCCAAGCTGTAA